One Mycolicibacterium pulveris genomic region harbors:
- a CDS encoding serine hydrolase domain-containing protein, producing the protein MGFERIDDLLNGVTADGTLHGVAATVVGRDGVLYQGAAGDAKPDTMFRNASMTKTVATTAALQLVEQGRIELDAPVASIVPEFGELQVLDGFEGGEPVLREPTTPATVRQLMTHTAGCSYHFLNAKLFTYCTELGFPNPLEGIKRSLSAPLVHDPGTLWEYGVNTDWLGMVVEAVSGQTLADYLAEHIYAPLHMTDSTFTPSDEQRTRLLPIRFRAPDGRLVATELDLPAESEWDAAGHGSYGTITDYGRFVRAWLNGGELEGARILKEETVELALRDHLDGAPLPKKMEPTIPELANPVELLDVPQGWGLGFHLYLADLPGMRSAGSADWSGLFNSFFWIDRKAGIGAVIATQLLPFFDDKMVQTILGFEAAVYAELGTS; encoded by the coding sequence ATGGGGTTCGAGCGCATCGACGACCTCCTCAACGGCGTCACCGCCGACGGGACGCTGCACGGCGTCGCCGCCACCGTGGTCGGCCGCGACGGCGTCCTCTACCAGGGTGCAGCCGGAGATGCCAAGCCCGACACCATGTTCCGCAACGCATCGATGACCAAGACCGTCGCCACCACCGCCGCGCTGCAACTCGTCGAGCAGGGGCGCATCGAGCTCGACGCACCCGTCGCCTCGATCGTGCCCGAGTTCGGCGAGCTCCAGGTCCTCGACGGGTTCGAGGGCGGAGAGCCGGTGCTGCGCGAGCCGACAACGCCGGCGACCGTGCGCCAGCTGATGACCCACACCGCCGGCTGCAGCTACCACTTCCTCAACGCAAAGCTCTTCACCTACTGCACCGAACTGGGCTTCCCCAACCCTCTCGAGGGCATCAAGCGCAGCCTCAGCGCACCGCTGGTCCACGACCCCGGCACGCTCTGGGAGTACGGCGTCAACACGGACTGGCTCGGCATGGTCGTCGAGGCCGTCAGCGGCCAGACGCTGGCCGACTACCTTGCCGAGCACATCTACGCCCCGCTCCACATGACCGACTCGACCTTTACCCCCAGCGACGAGCAGCGGACCCGGTTGCTGCCCATTCGCTTCCGGGCGCCGGACGGCCGCCTCGTGGCGACGGAGCTCGACCTGCCCGCCGAGTCGGAATGGGACGCGGCCGGCCACGGGTCCTACGGGACGATCACCGACTACGGGCGGTTCGTGCGGGCCTGGCTCAACGGCGGCGAGCTCGAGGGTGCGCGCATCCTCAAGGAGGAGACGGTCGAGCTCGCGTTGCGGGATCACCTCGACGGGGCGCCGCTGCCGAAGAAGATGGAGCCGACCATTCCTGAACTGGCCAACCCGGTCGAGCTGCTCGACGTTCCGCAGGGTTGGGGTCTCGGGTTTCATCTCTACTTGGCCGATCTGCCCGGTATGCGCAGCGCCGGCTCGGCCGACTGGTCAGGGCTGTTCAACAGCTTCTTCTGGATCGACCGCAAGGCGGGGATCGGCGCGGTGATCGCCACCCAGCTGCTGCCGTTCTTCGACGACAAGATGGTCCAAACGATCCTCGGGTTCGAGGCGGCGGTCTACGCGGAGCTCGGCACGTCGTAG
- a CDS encoding HNH endonuclease: MGNKSTDPLLLGQRVVAILETGQRDATYKLATLMALIEHCIENLPEQATDTLRVPIPELAHRVLAIYWRQVRPFEGHELAQRRTGRKARIIDATKELRDAARTGDTALSLEVAMMRTPKAYQQAIDKIVIALAKQPLPRLQKLPGSATSDPFLYDDSFLGENVSRRTLRQHGDAIVLNPGVAHGLARLAGLLRPTLEIMWVEDVRQMNKFLDAEVPDVAGHLFGRERTALTVVRDPFKEAFGPHCFYCGTHLPADNPIDHVLPWSLVGIDGLANLVLACARCNGDKRHALPSVDIVNRVLTRDREALEEIAADLQWPTQHERVTAAARGIYRGQPEGVPTWAGYKQTERLDISFPPWWIMTGYSPR; this comes from the coding sequence ATGGGTAATAAGTCAACCGATCCGCTGCTGCTTGGTCAGCGGGTCGTGGCCATCCTCGAAACCGGTCAACGCGACGCCACCTACAAGCTAGCGACCCTGATGGCGCTGATCGAACACTGCATCGAAAATTTACCTGAGCAAGCCACCGATACGCTGCGGGTGCCGATCCCCGAGTTGGCGCACCGGGTGCTGGCAATCTACTGGCGTCAAGTTCGCCCCTTCGAGGGACATGAGCTCGCACAACGCAGGACTGGGAGGAAGGCGCGGATCATTGACGCGACCAAGGAGTTGCGCGATGCGGCGCGCACCGGCGACACCGCACTGTCGCTTGAGGTCGCGATGATGCGGACACCCAAGGCCTATCAGCAGGCGATCGACAAGATCGTCATCGCACTGGCCAAGCAACCGCTGCCGAGGTTGCAGAAGCTCCCCGGATCGGCCACCAGTGATCCGTTCCTGTACGACGATTCCTTTCTGGGCGAGAATGTTTCGCGGCGAACGTTGCGCCAACACGGCGACGCAATTGTGCTCAACCCAGGGGTTGCGCACGGCCTGGCCCGACTTGCCGGTCTGCTGCGGCCCACGCTGGAGATCATGTGGGTCGAAGACGTGCGGCAGATGAACAAGTTCCTGGACGCGGAAGTGCCCGACGTCGCCGGGCACCTGTTCGGGCGGGAACGAACAGCCCTGACCGTTGTCCGCGACCCATTCAAAGAGGCGTTCGGACCGCACTGTTTCTATTGCGGCACCCACCTGCCCGCCGATAATCCGATCGATCACGTTCTCCCGTGGTCGCTAGTGGGTATCGACGGGCTCGCCAACCTCGTTTTGGCTTGTGCCCGGTGCAACGGCGACAAACGGCACGCACTGCCATCAGTCGACATCGTCAATCGTGTTCTCACACGGGACCGCGAAGCCCTCGAGGAGATCGCCGCCGACCTGCAGTGGCCGACCCAGCACGAGCGCGTGACTGCCGCGGCGCGAGGCATCTATCGCGGCCAGCCCGAAGGAGTCCCAACGTGGGCTGGTTACAAGCAAACCGAGCGGCTCGATATCAGCTTCCCGCCGTGGTGGATAATGACGGGCTACAGCCCGCGATGA
- a CDS encoding mycothiol-dependent nitroreductase Rv2466c family protein, with protein MTDRPAAVDFHFDIMCPFAYQTSRWIREVRDHTGLEVNWRFFSLEEINREDGKKHPWEREWSYGWSMMRIGALLRRQSMADVDAWYERAARALHVEGLKPHEKDVARALLAELGFDPGLVDQAIADPTTNDEVLADHQRVVDAGGYGVPTLFFPDGQCLFGPVLIDPPVGEAAVRLWDAVVAWTEFPHLYELQRPKTPADQQAITETFRPYLQARDWVSINRGKVINFDTAE; from the coding sequence GTGACCGATCGCCCTGCCGCCGTTGACTTTCACTTCGACATCATGTGCCCGTTCGCGTATCAGACGTCGCGCTGGATCCGCGAGGTGCGCGATCACACCGGCCTCGAGGTGAACTGGCGCTTCTTCAGCCTCGAGGAGATCAACCGCGAAGACGGCAAGAAGCACCCCTGGGAACGGGAGTGGTCCTACGGATGGTCGATGATGCGCATCGGCGCGCTGCTGCGCCGGCAGTCGATGGCCGACGTCGACGCGTGGTACGAACGCGCGGCCCGCGCCCTGCACGTCGAAGGTCTCAAACCGCACGAAAAGGACGTCGCCCGAGCGCTTCTGGCGGAACTCGGCTTCGATCCCGGCCTGGTGGACCAGGCTATCGCCGACCCGACCACTAATGACGAGGTCTTGGCCGATCACCAGCGCGTCGTCGACGCCGGCGGCTACGGCGTGCCGACGCTGTTCTTCCCCGACGGGCAGTGCCTGTTCGGGCCGGTGCTCATCGACCCGCCCGTCGGCGAGGCGGCGGTGCGGCTGTGGGACGCCGTCGTCGCGTGGACGGAGTTCCCGCACCTCTACGAGCTGCAGCGGCCGAAAACACCCGCCGATCAGCAAGCGATCACCGAAACCTTCCGCCCGTACCTGCAAGCCCGCGACTGGGTCTCGATCAACCGGGGCAAGGTCATCAATTTCGACACGGCAGAGTGA
- a CDS encoding plasmid pRiA4b ORF-3 family protein: MRDRGPPRGRPHVGYRGHVFGTDASPRPELRRPPRDELAVYRVRVDLDQARPPIWRRLDLRSDVTLDVPHQVLQAAFSWLDYHLHRSRWAAARLSPTARCSCARTTPTTRNPTTTVREPRRCGSTKRCRIPGIVCTISTTTATTGS, translated from the coding sequence ATGCGGGATCGCGGTCCGCCGCGAGGGCGGCCGCACGTCGGTTACCGTGGCCACGTGTTCGGTACAGACGCCTCCCCACGCCCGGAACTGCGTCGGCCCCCTCGGGACGAACTCGCGGTCTATCGCGTCCGCGTCGACCTCGACCAGGCCCGCCCGCCGATCTGGCGTCGACTCGATCTGCGTTCCGACGTGACGTTGGACGTGCCGCATCAGGTTCTTCAGGCCGCCTTCAGCTGGCTCGATTACCACCTGCACCGATCTCGCTGGGCGGCGGCCCGTTTGAGCCCGACAGCCAGGTGTTCTTGTGCCCGTACGACGCCGACAACCCGGAATCCGACGACGACGGTCCGCGAGCCTCGCAGGTGCGGCTCGACGAAACGCTGCAGGATCCCGGGGATCGTTTGCACTATCTCTACGACTACGGCGACAACTGGGAGCTGA
- a CDS encoding serpin family protein encodes MAGLIAAYAAATRQSLGTAQTPAISYLGLWLLLARLAPVATGAHRERLADVLGVSCEDASSLAADLLDAPHRTVAAALGAWSRVPPTATIPVALDELPDQAGLDRWASEHTRGLIERFPLQVNPLTMLVLATALVLQPRWTKKMRTDENGRLVLDGGLQTIVDTNAAGLVAVAKPFSEDAVDVVSVVAAPDLSPIDVWRATDEVVAQLNEGALWHGETPGDELVDGHAWTVRETIEAVDLLDAPGDDCLWRSHLPRWKASVDTALTAAPGVAELVASLGQAVPGLDGPIECVQAATAAYDEHGFEAAAVTAIGMTAGAPHFVERTVRRVDVTFDRPHAVVAVARGGAWEGMPLFHCWVTP; translated from the coding sequence ATGGCCGGTCTCATCGCCGCGTATGCCGCGGCGACGCGGCAGTCGCTGGGTACGGCGCAGACGCCGGCGATCTCGTATCTGGGGTTGTGGCTGTTGCTCGCGCGATTGGCGCCTGTCGCTACCGGCGCACACCGCGAGCGCCTGGCGGATGTGCTCGGCGTGTCCTGCGAGGACGCTTCCTCGCTGGCCGCCGACCTGCTCGACGCACCGCATCGGACCGTCGCCGCGGCGCTCGGTGCGTGGTCGCGGGTTCCGCCGACCGCCACGATTCCTGTCGCGCTCGATGAGCTGCCCGATCAGGCCGGGCTGGACCGCTGGGCATCTGAGCACACCCGTGGCCTCATCGAACGCTTCCCGCTACAGGTGAACCCGTTGACCATGCTTGTCCTGGCTACCGCGCTGGTCCTGCAGCCGCGTTGGACCAAGAAAATGCGCACCGACGAAAACGGTCGGCTCGTCCTCGACGGGGGGCTGCAGACCATCGTGGACACGAATGCCGCGGGGCTCGTCGCCGTCGCCAAGCCGTTCAGCGAAGACGCGGTCGACGTCGTCAGTGTCGTTGCCGCCCCGGACCTCTCGCCGATCGATGTGTGGCGCGCTACCGACGAGGTCGTCGCCCAGCTCAACGAGGGTGCCCTATGGCACGGTGAAACGCCCGGCGATGAGCTCGTTGACGGCCACGCGTGGACGGTCCGCGAGACGATCGAGGCGGTCGACCTGCTGGACGCGCCCGGCGACGACTGCCTTTGGCGCAGTCACCTACCTCGCTGGAAGGCCTCCGTGGACACCGCGCTTACCGCCGCTCCCGGAGTGGCCGAGCTCGTCGCCTCATTGGGGCAGGCTGTCCCCGGGCTCGACGGGCCGATCGAGTGCGTGCAAGCGGCCACGGCCGCCTACGACGAACACGGATTCGAGGCCGCCGCCGTCACAGCCATAGGAATGACGGCAGGCGCCCCACACTTCGTCGAACGCACCGTCCGCCGCGTCGACGTCACCTTCGATCGCCCACACGCGGTCGTCGCGGTCGCCCGCGGCGGTGCCTGGGAGGGCATGCCACTGTTCCACTGCTGGGTCACACCATGA
- a CDS encoding class I SAM-dependent methyltransferase: MSELDRDRWEERYRSRAVPQADEVRLPAVFAPFEDLFPTKGRALELACGQGRASVWLALRGMDVWGIDISPTAINQARDLAARSGVGDRCRFDVVDLDSGLPAGPPVVVVLCHRFRDRRLDQRIIERLAPGGLLAISTRSVVGAGPGRFRTAPGELTTAFAQLEVIASGEGDGEAWLLARKP; this comes from the coding sequence ATGAGCGAGCTGGACCGCGATCGCTGGGAGGAGCGCTACCGAAGTCGCGCCGTACCACAGGCGGACGAGGTGCGTCTGCCTGCCGTGTTCGCGCCGTTCGAGGACCTGTTCCCGACGAAGGGGCGAGCACTCGAATTGGCATGCGGGCAAGGGCGGGCCAGCGTGTGGCTCGCCTTACGCGGCATGGACGTCTGGGGAATCGACATTTCGCCGACAGCCATCAACCAGGCGCGAGATCTGGCTGCGCGCAGCGGTGTCGGCGATCGGTGCCGATTCGACGTCGTCGACCTCGATAGCGGTCTGCCCGCGGGCCCGCCCGTCGTCGTCGTCCTCTGTCACCGGTTCCGGGACCGGCGGCTGGACCAACGGATCATCGAACGGCTCGCACCCGGTGGGCTGCTGGCGATCTCGACGCGAAGCGTCGTCGGCGCCGGACCGGGTCGATTCCGGACGGCGCCAGGGGAGTTGACGACCGCGTTCGCCCAGTTGGAGGTCATCGCCTCGGGTGAGGGCGACGGCGAGGCATGGCTGCTGGCCAGAAAGCCCTGA
- a CDS encoding DUF732 domain-containing protein — protein MRGRGGIASVLAVCGAVALSGPAQADEYDFIAQLDGMGVYYTSMIDMIDIGKELCHELRFGVAPPAVLGKLQRTGFAPAEAAIVLLAAVDTMCLDAKPAVVEWARGIGYTQPL, from the coding sequence ATGCGCGGACGTGGGGGAATCGCGAGCGTGCTCGCGGTGTGCGGAGCAGTGGCGTTGTCGGGTCCGGCGCAGGCCGACGAATACGACTTCATCGCGCAGCTCGACGGCATGGGGGTGTACTACACCTCGATGATCGACATGATCGATATCGGCAAGGAGCTGTGTCACGAGCTGCGCTTCGGGGTGGCGCCGCCCGCGGTGCTGGGCAAGTTGCAGCGGACGGGGTTCGCCCCGGCCGAGGCGGCGATCGTGTTGCTGGCGGCGGTGGACACGATGTGCCTGGACGCCAAGCCGGCGGTCGTCGAGTGGGCGCGCGGCATCGGCTACACCCAGCCGCTGTAG
- a CDS encoding plasmid pRiA4b ORF-3 family protein, protein MRLDETLQDPGDRLHYLYDYGDNWELTLQLEQVTPARDDAPVAVLVDGERAAPPEDCGGLTDAEELAQVLDDPARFEPGEITAALRGPFFVMREAGIDARLAELVHRLEPTPLGAGLAGRVARLVSEPTTVDDADMTASLRAYRWFLDRASDGGIPLTSAGHLKPADVAAATEVVPAMGDWPGSSDREVHCPPLLHFRQSLQSLGLLRKHNGVLLLTKAGAAARRDPAVLWEHLARRLGPGDESTFEGQASLLLLAYAGSSADGDVPLDEIAAALTELYWRHADGDVVRDGVLYWLPTYLALINVSDRPRVWAQRRWISPAASALARAALRQT, encoded by the coding sequence GTGCGGCTCGACGAAACGCTGCAGGATCCCGGGGATCGTTTGCACTATCTCTACGACTACGGCGACAACTGGGAGCTGACACTGCAGCTCGAGCAGGTGACACCCGCACGCGACGATGCCCCCGTTGCGGTCCTGGTGGATGGCGAGCGTGCGGCACCGCCGGAGGACTGTGGCGGGTTGACCGACGCCGAGGAGCTCGCGCAGGTGCTCGACGATCCCGCCCGGTTTGAGCCCGGCGAGATCACCGCGGCGCTGCGCGGTCCCTTCTTCGTCATGCGCGAGGCGGGCATTGATGCCCGTCTGGCCGAACTGGTGCATCGGCTGGAGCCGACCCCGCTCGGTGCGGGCCTGGCGGGCCGGGTGGCACGGCTGGTCTCGGAACCGACGACGGTGGACGATGCTGACATGACGGCGTCGCTGCGCGCGTATCGGTGGTTTCTCGACCGGGCCAGCGACGGCGGCATCCCGTTGACTTCGGCCGGCCACCTGAAGCCCGCCGACGTGGCGGCGGCGACGGAAGTTGTTCCGGCGATGGGTGATTGGCCGGGAAGCAGTGATCGGGAGGTGCATTGTCCTCCGCTGCTGCACTTCCGGCAGTCGCTGCAGTCACTGGGATTGCTGCGCAAACACAACGGCGTACTGCTGTTGACGAAGGCCGGGGCTGCCGCTCGGCGCGACCCAGCGGTGCTGTGGGAGCACTTGGCTCGCCGGTTGGGGCCGGGCGACGAGAGCACGTTTGAAGGCCAGGCGAGCTTGCTATTGCTTGCGTATGCGGGCAGCAGCGCCGACGGCGACGTGCCGTTGGACGAGATCGCCGCTGCGCTGACGGAACTCTATTGGCGACATGCGGACGGTGACGTAGTTCGGGACGGCGTTCTGTACTGGTTGCCCACGTACCTTGCGCTCATCAATGTCTCCGACCGGCCTAGGGTTTGGGCGCAACGGCGCTGGATCAGTCCTGCGGCATCCGCACTGGCGCGAGCGGCATTGCGCCAGACCTGA
- a CDS encoding NERD domain-containing protein: protein MTITPDETPRLANAAERRVYQCLRDQLQPNDAVIAGQRVTDHLKDHEVDFVVAIEGAGIVCLEVKGNDVWHDGESWRQRRRGHEHKIHPVRQAREACYALREFIEKDDRWTQGRLRWDHVVVFPNAEIAADFALPECPRWKVIDRNDLPTLVDKLKYVLIRQELDRPLLSAEGITQLSTALSGRGLPQRSIVARALANEDSADALTEHQAVILDAIQLLNRVEIRGGAGSGKTFLAMEQARRLSAKGQRVALVCYSHGLASYLERICATWPRRQQPAYVGEFHDLGKLWGAPEGPDESLRTEETVQFWEHDLPLQMTKLATQLEPGHRFDSIIVDEAQDFADAWWDPLLAALNDDETGGIYVFTDEGQRVFNRFGAPPVPLVPLLLDHNLRNTRQIANAFQPLVDHPMRYLGGEGPAVQFISCTREDAMDVGDDQVERLLEEGWRPEDVALLTTGSRHPEQIERQKAGHRAYWDSFWDTDQVFYGHVLGFKGLERRAVVLVVNEEAAFDRSRERLYVGLSRARDQLVVCGDAGFIREVGGPDLARRLNLPSG from the coding sequence ATGACGATCACGCCTGATGAGACGCCGCGCTTGGCCAACGCCGCCGAGCGCCGGGTCTACCAGTGCCTGCGCGACCAGCTGCAGCCCAACGACGCGGTGATCGCCGGCCAGCGCGTCACCGACCACCTCAAGGACCACGAGGTCGACTTCGTCGTCGCCATCGAGGGCGCGGGCATCGTCTGCCTGGAGGTCAAGGGCAACGACGTCTGGCACGACGGCGAGTCCTGGCGGCAACGCCGTCGCGGGCACGAGCACAAGATCCACCCGGTGCGCCAGGCCCGGGAGGCCTGCTACGCGCTGCGCGAGTTCATCGAGAAAGACGACCGCTGGACCCAGGGGCGCCTGCGCTGGGACCACGTCGTCGTGTTCCCCAACGCGGAGATCGCCGCGGACTTCGCGCTGCCGGAGTGCCCGCGCTGGAAGGTCATCGACCGCAACGATCTGCCGACGCTGGTCGACAAACTCAAGTATGTGCTCATCCGTCAGGAACTCGACCGCCCGCTGCTGAGCGCTGAGGGGATCACGCAACTCTCGACAGCACTGAGCGGCAGGGGATTACCGCAACGCAGCATCGTCGCGCGCGCATTGGCCAACGAGGACTCCGCCGACGCGCTGACCGAACACCAGGCCGTCATCCTCGACGCCATCCAGCTGCTCAACCGGGTGGAGATCCGCGGGGGAGCGGGCAGCGGCAAGACGTTCCTGGCGATGGAGCAGGCCCGCCGGCTCTCGGCGAAGGGGCAGCGCGTCGCGCTGGTCTGTTACTCGCACGGGCTGGCGTCGTATCTGGAGCGTATCTGCGCCACCTGGCCGCGACGCCAACAACCCGCCTACGTCGGGGAGTTCCACGATCTGGGCAAGCTGTGGGGCGCCCCGGAAGGACCCGATGAGTCGCTGCGCACCGAGGAGACCGTCCAGTTCTGGGAACACGACCTGCCGCTGCAAATGACCAAGTTGGCAACGCAACTGGAGCCGGGTCATCGGTTCGACTCGATCATCGTCGACGAGGCCCAGGATTTCGCCGACGCCTGGTGGGATCCCTTGTTGGCGGCGCTCAACGACGACGAGACGGGCGGCATCTACGTGTTCACCGACGAGGGCCAGCGGGTGTTCAACCGGTTCGGCGCGCCGCCGGTGCCGTTGGTGCCGCTGCTGCTCGACCACAACCTGCGCAACACCCGCCAGATCGCCAATGCGTTTCAGCCCCTTGTCGATCACCCGATGCGCTACCTCGGCGGAGAAGGGCCCGCGGTGCAGTTCATTTCGTGTACGCGCGAGGACGCGATGGACGTCGGCGACGACCAGGTCGAGCGGCTTCTGGAGGAGGGCTGGCGCCCCGAGGATGTGGCGCTGTTGACCACCGGCAGCCGGCATCCCGAGCAGATCGAACGCCAAAAAGCCGGGCACCGGGCGTATTGGGACAGTTTCTGGGATACCGACCAGGTCTTTTACGGGCACGTGCTGGGGTTCAAAGGCCTTGAGCGACGTGCGGTGGTGCTCGTCGTCAACGAGGAGGCCGCGTTCGACCGCTCCCGCGAGCGGCTCTACGTCGGATTGTCCCGTGCCCGCGACCAACTCGTGGTGTGCGGCGATGCCGGCTTCATCCGGGAAGTGGGCGGACCTGACCTCGCGCGGCGGCTGAACCTGCCGTCAGGTTAA